A window of the Catharus ustulatus isolate bCatUst1 chromosome 23, bCatUst1.pri.v2, whole genome shotgun sequence genome harbors these coding sequences:
- the LOC117006696 gene encoding olfactory receptor 10C1-like, with protein MIPGNLSGLSEFKLLGFSGISHLHPLLFVVLLSLYILTLMANTVIAFVINSDSSLHTPMYFFLTQLSCLDICYLSVIIPTILENLMVGTVSISKTRCAMQMFFFLFFGVAECFLLAAMSLDRYFAICYPLHYTIIMSSRVCRSLVAGAYICGAAVGLVHTLITFSSPLCGSAIDHFFCEIQPLLDLLCGNTFPSEIQVIVVAVFAILSPFLLIIYSYIRIISTILHMASAESQEKAFSTCSSHLLVVTLFYGTAGSMYLRPKYSYCAPVDKFLSLSYSLVTPLLNPIIYSLRNKEVKGALKKKWRKSKLVWK; from the coding sequence ATGATCCCTGGGAACCTCAGTGGATTGAGTGAATTCAAACTCCTGGGTTTTTCTGGAATCTCTCATTTGCACCCTTTGCTCTTTGTAGTTTTATTATCTCTCTATATCCTCACCTTGATGGCTAACACAGTGATAGCTTTCGTAATAAACAGTGACAGCAGCCTTCACACCCCGATGTATTTCTTCCTCACTCAGCTGTCCTGTTTGGATATCTGCTATTTGTCAGTCATTATCCCAACTATTCTGGAGAACCTGATGGTGGGAACAGTGAGTATTTCCAAGACAAGATGTGCaatgcaaatgtttttcttccttttctttgggGTTGCTGAGTGTTTTCTCTTGGCTGCCATGTCCCTTGATCGTTATTTTGCAATTTGCTACCCCTTGCACTACACAATTATCATGAGCAGCAGGGTCTGCAGAAGCCTGGTTGCTGGAGCTTACATTTGTGGAGCTGCAGTGGGTTTGGTTCACACCCTCATCACCTTCAGCTCACCCTTGTGTGGTTCTGCCATCGACCACTTCTTCTGTGAGATTCAGCCTCTCCTGGACCTGCTCTGTGGCAACACCTTCCCAAGTGAAATCCAGGTCATTGTGGTGGCTGTCTTTGCTATTCTGAGCCCTTTCCTACTGATCATTTACTCCTATATTCGTATCATTTCCACAATTCTTCACATGGCATCAGCTGAGAGCCAGGAGAAAGCGTTTTCCACTTGCTCCTCACACCTCTTGGTTGTGACTCTTTTTTATGGCACTGCAGGCTCCATGTACCTGAGGCCAAAATACAGCTACTGTGCACCTGTGGATAaattcctctccctttcctaTTCTCTGGTGACTCCTTTATTGAATCCCATCATTTATAGCTTGAGGAATAAGGAGGTGAAAGGAGCCctgaagaaaaaatggagaaaatctAAGTTAGTGTGGAAATGA